A single region of the Variovorax paradoxus genome encodes:
- a CDS encoding sensor histidine kinase, which translates to MSNDGTFQRRLRRAFLRFGAATTLLYGSLAFLVSLGTEEFLLRRYLGAMVERAIAQIEHPGADGAASNMLERVRALAAAPHRSAPGFEVVRFYVRGSPDLPAWAPSYGPGTHRRFEDGAMLRVAPIMGGSDTLYAVVDGDGVLDIDDFEPYVLLALLLIGAAVTVLSAAVGAVLARQLALPLVTLTREVNAHGEGPVEFSGAQRSDEVGALSRGFTALVGRLSDFLQREREFTRFASHELRTPVAVFKSSLAVLRATGETSVRERALARMAQSANDMEALVAALLALGRSPEEADHREIEETNVATAIDDLLERLAPLARQKSLRIALQVDPHTRMSAAPGLGPVLIDNLLRNAVAYADTWIQVRADARLLEIENDVREQPRSSTSTGYGLQIVSRICKRQGWEFVCGRKDDRYAARITFPAASGPADTD; encoded by the coding sequence TTGTCGAATGACGGCACTTTTCAACGGCGCTTGCGCAGGGCGTTCCTGCGCTTTGGCGCTGCAACCACCCTGCTCTACGGCTCCCTGGCGTTCCTCGTTTCGCTCGGAACGGAGGAGTTCCTGCTTCGCCGCTACCTCGGCGCGATGGTCGAGCGCGCCATCGCGCAAATCGAGCACCCGGGCGCGGACGGCGCCGCGTCGAACATGCTGGAGCGGGTTCGGGCCCTTGCGGCGGCCCCGCATCGCAGCGCACCGGGCTTCGAGGTCGTCCGCTTCTACGTGCGCGGCTCGCCGGACTTGCCGGCCTGGGCTCCTTCGTACGGGCCGGGCACCCACCGCCGGTTCGAAGACGGTGCGATGCTCCGCGTTGCGCCGATCATGGGAGGCAGCGACACGCTCTATGCGGTCGTCGACGGCGACGGCGTCCTCGACATCGATGACTTCGAGCCCTATGTCCTGCTCGCGCTGCTGCTGATCGGCGCGGCGGTAACCGTACTGAGCGCGGCCGTCGGTGCCGTGCTCGCGCGCCAGCTCGCGCTACCCCTGGTCACGCTGACGCGGGAGGTGAATGCCCATGGCGAAGGACCGGTGGAGTTTTCGGGTGCCCAGCGCAGCGACGAAGTGGGCGCGCTCAGTCGCGGCTTCACGGCGCTCGTGGGCCGCCTCAGCGACTTCCTTCAGCGCGAGCGGGAATTCACGCGGTTCGCAAGCCATGAGTTGCGCACGCCCGTGGCAGTCTTCAAGAGCAGTCTTGCTGTGCTGCGAGCGACCGGCGAAACTTCCGTGCGCGAACGCGCGCTCGCCCGCATGGCCCAGAGCGCGAACGACATGGAAGCCCTTGTTGCCGCGCTCCTGGCACTCGGCCGAAGTCCCGAAGAGGCTGACCACCGAGAGATCGAGGAGACGAACGTCGCCACGGCGATCGACGACCTGCTTGAACGGCTCGCCCCCTTGGCGAGACAGAAGAGCCTGCGGATTGCGCTGCAGGTCGATCCGCACACGCGGATGTCGGCCGCTCCCGGCTTGGGCCCGGTCCTGATCGACAACCTGCTGCGCAACGCCGTGGCCTACGCCGACACCTGGATCCAGGTGCGCGCAGACGCGCGGCTACTCGAGATCGAGAACGATGTGCGGGAACAGCCGCGCAGTTCCACATCCACCGGGTACGGACTGCAGATCGTCTCGCGGATATGCAAGCGTCAGGGCTGGGAGTTTGTCTGCGGGCGGAAGGACGACCGCTATGCCGCGCGCATAACCTTTCCTGCAGCGTCTGGTCCGGCTGACACCGACTAG
- a CDS encoding methyltransferase family protein, whose protein sequence is MVSTFIAQNRIAISRLFWLGALIALLLTEKMYAGRLIGNLLPMAGLVLIGIAVVGRLWCSLYIGGRKNSELVTEGPYSMTRNPLYFFSLLGFVGIGFCTRSISFSVCVLAFFVLVYPSVIASEEAFLRARFGAVFEAYCERTPRFFPSVARYRASEVCEVRIQQFRRTAGDVIWFVWLAGIVALVEALRPMLVQPLLTVP, encoded by the coding sequence ATGGTCTCGACCTTCATCGCACAGAACCGCATCGCCATCTCCCGTCTGTTCTGGCTCGGCGCATTGATCGCGCTCCTTCTGACGGAGAAGATGTACGCGGGCCGGTTGATCGGGAACCTGCTGCCCATGGCAGGGCTCGTCCTGATCGGCATTGCCGTGGTGGGGAGGCTTTGGTGCTCGCTCTACATCGGAGGGCGAAAGAACAGCGAACTCGTGACGGAAGGGCCCTACTCCATGACACGCAACCCGCTCTACTTCTTCTCCCTGCTGGGCTTCGTGGGAATTGGTTTTTGCACGCGGAGCATCAGCTTCTCGGTCTGTGTCCTCGCGTTCTTCGTGCTCGTGTATCCCAGCGTGATCGCCAGTGAGGAGGCCTTCCTGAGGGCCCGGTTCGGCGCCGTGTTCGAGGCCTACTGCGAACGAACCCCGCGGTTCTTCCCGTCTGTTGCGCGCTACCGCGCATCCGAAGTGTGCGAAGTCAGGATCCAGCAGTTCCGCCGCACGGCCGGCGATGTGATCTGGTTCGTCTGGCTGGCAGGCATCGTCGCTCTTGTCGAGGCACTGCGCCCCATGCTGGTTCAGCCGCTGCTCACGGTTCCCTGA
- a CDS encoding C4-dicarboxylate transporter DctA has translation MPRFVKSLFGQVVIALVLGVLAGLFVPEFAVKLKPLGDGFIKLIKMIIPVLVFCVVVHGIAGAGDLKRVGRVGVKALIYFEVLTTIALAMGLVLAFVFEPGVGMNVDPGKLDAAALSAYASNADKLTSGGTVEFLMKLIPTTVVAAFATGDVLQVLLFAVLFGCALSLLGERGKPVSAVVDSLSLVLFKIMGIIIKLAPLGVLGAIAFTVGKYGIGSLKQLGMLVALFYGAVLIFVFVVLGLVMRMSGFSLWKLLRYLREELAIVFATTSSDSVLPQIMAKLRRMGIRDSTVGLVIPTGYSFNLDAFSIYITLAAVFIAQATNTPISMADLLTILAIALVTSKGAHGVPGSAIVVLAATLHAIPAIPAIGLVLVLSVDWFMGIARALGNLIGNCVATVAVAAWEGDIDRQRAHAVLDGTYTPDDEPLAEPELPAAPLGAGAGSH, from the coding sequence ATGCCCCGCTTCGTCAAATCCCTCTTCGGTCAGGTCGTTATCGCGCTGGTGCTCGGCGTGCTGGCCGGCCTCTTTGTGCCGGAGTTCGCCGTCAAGCTCAAGCCGCTCGGCGACGGCTTCATCAAGCTGATCAAGATGATCATCCCGGTGCTGGTGTTCTGCGTGGTGGTGCACGGCATCGCGGGCGCAGGCGACCTGAAGCGCGTGGGCCGGGTCGGCGTGAAGGCGCTGATCTACTTCGAGGTGCTGACCACCATTGCACTGGCCATGGGGCTGGTGCTGGCCTTTGTGTTCGAGCCGGGCGTGGGCATGAACGTGGACCCGGGCAAGCTCGACGCCGCCGCCTTGAGCGCCTACGCCTCGAACGCCGACAAGCTCACCAGCGGCGGCACGGTCGAGTTCTTGATGAAGCTGATTCCCACCACGGTGGTTGCCGCCTTTGCCACCGGCGACGTGCTGCAGGTGCTGCTGTTCGCGGTGCTGTTCGGCTGCGCGCTGTCTTTGCTGGGCGAGCGCGGCAAGCCGGTGAGCGCGGTGGTGGACTCGCTGTCGCTGGTGCTGTTCAAGATCATGGGCATCATCATCAAGCTGGCGCCGCTGGGCGTGCTGGGCGCCATTGCCTTCACCGTGGGCAAGTACGGCATCGGCTCGCTCAAGCAGCTGGGCATGCTGGTCGCCCTTTTCTATGGCGCAGTGCTGATCTTCGTCTTCGTGGTGCTGGGGCTGGTGATGCGCATGTCGGGCTTCAGTTTGTGGAAGCTGCTGCGCTACCTGCGCGAAGAACTCGCCATCGTGTTTGCCACCACCTCGTCGGACAGCGTGCTGCCGCAGATCATGGCCAAGCTGCGCCGCATGGGCATTCGCGATTCGACGGTGGGCCTGGTGATTCCCACCGGCTACTCGTTCAACCTCGACGCCTTTTCGATCTACATCACGCTTGCGGCGGTGTTCATTGCGCAGGCCACCAACACGCCGATCTCGATGGCCGACCTGCTGACCATCCTGGCCATTGCGCTGGTCACGTCCAAGGGCGCGCATGGCGTGCCGGGCTCGGCCATCGTGGTGCTGGCCGCCACGCTGCACGCGATTCCGGCCATCCCGGCCATCGGGCTGGTGCTGGTGCTCTCGGTCGACTGGTTCATGGGCATTGCCCGCGCGCTGGGCAACCTGATCGGCAACTGCGTGGCCACGGTGGCAGTGGCGGCCTGGGAGGGCGACATCGACCGCCAGCGGGCCCACGCCGTGCTCGACGGCACCTACACCCCCGACGACGAACCGCTGGCCGAACCCGAACTGCCTGCGGCACCCCTGGGCGCGGGCGCCGGCAGCCACTGA
- a CDS encoding (R)-mandelonitrile lyase, with the protein MCIRPLKAALYLAALNSIGAGAEPAPAPLAAQQIAKAGSQPSAVGPAEYFTGRVRVDPVWPATDTLNASGGLVTFEPGARSAWHTHPAGQRLVVQSGVGLTQEWGKPVQEIRPGDVVWCPPGVKHWHGAAPFTALVHLAVTGTVGGKNVEWMEKVSDEQYNQR; encoded by the coding sequence ATGTGCATCCGACCCTTGAAGGCCGCGCTCTACCTTGCGGCCCTGAACTCCATCGGTGCAGGCGCCGAACCCGCGCCGGCTCCGTTGGCGGCCCAGCAGATCGCAAAGGCCGGCAGCCAACCCTCGGCCGTCGGCCCTGCCGAATATTTCACCGGTCGCGTTCGTGTCGATCCGGTCTGGCCCGCCACTGACACCCTCAATGCCTCCGGCGGCCTCGTCACCTTCGAGCCCGGCGCGCGCTCCGCCTGGCACACGCACCCTGCAGGACAGCGCCTGGTGGTCCAGTCGGGCGTCGGCCTGACCCAGGAGTGGGGCAAGCCCGTGCAGGAAATCCGGCCCGGTGACGTCGTCTGGTGCCCTCCGGGCGTCAAGCACTGGCACGGCGCCGCTCCCTTCACGGCCTTGGTCCACCTGGCCGTCACCGGCACCGTGGGCGGAAAGAACGTCGAATGGATGGAGAAGGTTTCCGATGAGCAATACAACCAGCGCTAG
- a CDS encoding LysR family transcriptional regulator, which yields MVKRNLNDLLYFVTVAREGSFTRAASLLGVTQSALSQAISGLEARLEIRLLTRTTRSVSPTAAGERLLNAIGHRFDEIGAELDELTEMRDKPAGTVRITCGEHILRTTLLPKLTPLLREYPDIKVEFDINYGFRDIVADRFDAGVRLGDTIDKDMIAVPIGPQLRMAVAASPAYFKSHARPKTPHDLLKHNCINMRMQTAGGLWVWDFERRSKPLNVRVDGQLTFNTSPSMVDAALAGLGIAFLPEEEFAPHLEQGQLVHVLEDWCPPFPGYYLYYPSRRQPSHAFSLVVNALRVSPRIPKQR from the coding sequence ATGGTCAAACGCAATCTCAACGATCTCCTGTACTTCGTGACAGTGGCCCGGGAAGGCAGCTTTACGCGGGCCGCCTCGCTGCTGGGCGTCACGCAATCGGCCCTCAGCCAAGCCATCAGTGGCCTCGAGGCTCGGTTGGAGATTCGGCTGCTCACGCGCACCACGCGCAGCGTGTCGCCCACCGCGGCCGGAGAGCGGCTGCTGAATGCCATCGGCCATCGCTTCGACGAGATCGGTGCCGAACTGGATGAGTTGACCGAAATGCGCGACAAGCCGGCGGGCACGGTGCGGATCACCTGCGGCGAACATATTCTTCGGACCACGCTGCTGCCCAAGCTCACTCCCTTGCTGCGCGAATACCCCGACATCAAGGTGGAGTTCGACATCAACTATGGATTCCGGGACATCGTGGCCGACCGCTTCGACGCCGGCGTGCGTCTGGGCGACACGATCGACAAGGACATGATCGCGGTTCCGATCGGGCCGCAGTTGCGCATGGCGGTGGCAGCCTCCCCTGCGTACTTCAAGTCGCATGCGCGCCCCAAGACTCCACACGATCTGCTCAAGCACAACTGCATCAACATGCGTATGCAAACCGCGGGAGGGCTATGGGTCTGGGACTTCGAGCGACGAAGCAAGCCATTGAACGTGCGGGTGGATGGGCAACTCACCTTCAACACATCGCCCAGCATGGTGGATGCTGCGTTGGCTGGGCTGGGCATCGCATTCCTGCCTGAAGAGGAGTTCGCACCGCACCTCGAGCAAGGCCAGCTGGTACATGTGCTGGAAGACTGGTGTCCTCCATTCCCAGGCTACTACCTGTACTACCCCAGTCGCCGGCAGCCCTCGCACGCGTTCTCACTTGTAGTCAACGCGTTGCGTGTATCGCCCCGGATCCCCAAACAGCGCTAG
- a CDS encoding alpha/beta hydrolase, translating to MSITGTAAFAANMKANPDMSNGADNFYKSDKVTLQKVAFKNQYQMNVAGNLFVPKTLDRSKAHPALVVSHPMGAVKEQSANLYATKMAEQGFVTLAIDLPGWGESEGPRNLVSPEMYAEAFSAAVDFLGTWAFVDRSRIGAIGICGSGSFVISAAKIDPRMKAIATVSMYDMGAVNRQALQKSMTLEQRKAIIAAAAEQRYVEFQGGEVAVAGGTDLQLTAQTHPIQREFYDFYRTPRGEFTPAGASAQRTTKPTVASNVKFMNFYPFNDVETISPRPLLFISGDQAHSREFSEDAYRRAAEPKELVWVRGAGHVDLYDRVNLIPWDKLTSFFGRHLAQTVAL from the coding sequence ATGTCAATCACAGGCACCGCCGCCTTCGCGGCGAACATGAAAGCGAATCCAGATATGTCCAACGGCGCAGACAACTTCTACAAGAGCGACAAGGTGACCCTGCAGAAGGTCGCCTTCAAGAACCAATACCAGATGAACGTCGCGGGCAACCTCTTCGTTCCCAAGACCCTCGACCGCAGCAAAGCCCATCCGGCGCTCGTCGTGAGCCACCCGATGGGGGCCGTGAAGGAACAAAGCGCGAACCTCTATGCGACCAAGATGGCCGAACAGGGCTTCGTCACGCTCGCCATCGACCTGCCAGGCTGGGGCGAGAGCGAAGGGCCACGCAACCTCGTGTCGCCGGAGATGTATGCCGAAGCGTTCAGCGCGGCCGTCGATTTTCTGGGAACGTGGGCCTTCGTGGACCGCAGCCGCATCGGCGCGATCGGCATCTGCGGCAGCGGCAGCTTCGTGATCAGTGCGGCGAAGATCGATCCGCGCATGAAGGCTATCGCCACGGTGAGCATGTACGACATGGGCGCGGTCAACCGCCAGGCGCTCCAGAAGTCCATGACGCTGGAGCAGCGCAAGGCCATCATCGCCGCGGCCGCCGAGCAGCGCTACGTGGAGTTCCAGGGCGGCGAAGTCGCTGTCGCAGGCGGAACCGATCTCCAGCTGACTGCACAGACGCATCCGATCCAGCGCGAGTTCTACGATTTCTACCGCACGCCGCGCGGTGAGTTCACTCCCGCCGGAGCATCCGCCCAAAGGACAACGAAGCCGACGGTCGCCAGCAATGTCAAGTTCATGAACTTCTATCCGTTCAACGACGTCGAGACGATCTCCCCGCGTCCGCTGCTGTTCATCAGCGGCGACCAGGCGCACTCCAGGGAGTTCAGCGAGGACGCCTACCGGCGCGCCGCCGAGCCGAAGGAGCTGGTCTGGGTGCGGGGCGCCGGCCACGTCGATCTCTACGACCGTGTGAACCTCATTCCCTGGGACAAGCTGACCTCTTTCTTCGGCAGGCATTTGGCACAGACGGTGGCTTTATGA
- a CDS encoding response regulator transcription factor: MRVLLLEDSLALAGAVSDYLEARGCAVDLAFHGQAFLDLARDARFDIYVLDVAVPGIDGLEVCERLRTQMRDDTPVIFLTARDTLQDKKAGFARGADDYLVKPFEMEELFFRLQAIAARGRRPQVSTQVLGELVLDHGAGTVLRNSRRIRLHELQLRVLKILVARSPLMVERAVLEKELWGDNVPDSDSLRTHIYRLRNALTITGERELIETVHGKGWRFVE, translated from the coding sequence ATGAGGGTACTTCTCCTCGAAGACAGTCTCGCGCTGGCCGGTGCGGTTTCGGACTACCTGGAGGCGCGGGGCTGCGCGGTCGACCTGGCCTTTCATGGACAGGCTTTTCTCGATCTCGCAAGGGATGCGCGCTTCGACATCTACGTTCTCGACGTGGCCGTTCCGGGGATCGACGGGCTGGAGGTGTGTGAGCGCCTGCGCACGCAAATGCGCGACGACACCCCCGTGATCTTCCTCACGGCGCGCGACACGCTGCAGGACAAGAAGGCGGGGTTCGCGCGCGGCGCGGACGACTACCTCGTGAAGCCCTTCGAGATGGAGGAACTCTTCTTTCGTCTGCAGGCGATCGCAGCAAGGGGGCGACGGCCCCAGGTGTCGACCCAGGTGCTGGGCGAACTGGTGCTCGACCACGGTGCAGGCACCGTGCTGCGCAACAGCCGACGCATTCGGCTGCACGAGTTGCAGCTGAGGGTGCTCAAGATCCTCGTCGCGCGATCGCCGCTGATGGTGGAGCGCGCAGTGCTCGAAAAAGAACTCTGGGGCGACAACGTGCCGGACAGCGATTCGCTGCGCACGCACATCTACCGCCTGCGCAACGCGCTGACGATCACCGGGGAGCGAGAGTTGATCGAGACGGTGCACGGCAAGGGGTGGCGCTTTGTCGAATGA
- a CDS encoding cyclophilin-like fold protein, with the protein MATNISLHGLGLLCGGLVLGACDAAPPGASGRPAAVAPGAAVQPEESRMWMTVGTRRFAITLADTEAAREFAAMLPLSIDMPDLNNNEKHAELRQALPTNAIRPGTIRNGDLMLYGPRTLVVFYKTFESIYSYTRLGRVDEPAGLAQALGSGSVRIEFSKN; encoded by the coding sequence ATGGCCACGAACATCTCTTTGCATGGGCTTGGCCTGCTGTGCGGCGGACTCGTGCTCGGGGCATGTGATGCTGCCCCGCCTGGAGCGTCAGGCAGGCCCGCCGCAGTTGCGCCGGGGGCTGCTGTTCAACCGGAGGAATCACGCATGTGGATGACTGTTGGTACACGCCGCTTCGCCATCACCCTGGCCGACACCGAGGCAGCCCGCGAGTTCGCTGCGATGCTGCCGCTCTCGATAGACATGCCGGACCTCAACAACAACGAGAAGCACGCGGAGCTGCGTCAAGCACTGCCGACGAATGCAATCCGCCCGGGCACGATCCGCAACGGCGATCTGATGCTGTACGGGCCGCGAACCCTGGTCGTCTTCTACAAGACCTTCGAATCGATCTACTCGTACACCCGTCTCGGCCGTGTGGATGAGCCCGCAGGGCTGGCGCAAGCGCTCGGCAGCGGCAGCGTGCGCATCGAGTTCTCGAAAAACTAG
- a CDS encoding MFS transporter has protein sequence MSLCVFALIASEFMPVSLLTPIADDLHVTQGMAGQGIAVSGAFAVLTSLSISALAGGMDRKTLLLGLTALMAVSGAVVAWAPSYPVYMAGRALIGVVIGGFWSMSAATAMRLVPPRQVPRALAIFNGGNALATVVAAPLGSYLGSVIGWRGAFLCLVPVAVIAWVWQWISLLAMSAQRRAPGSGNVFKALKSRPVALGMAACGAFFMGQFALFTYVRPFLETVTRVSVSTLSLILLVIGVAGFVGTALIGPVLKRSLYRPLIGIPILMAVIAVALIPFGAWVSVIVALLGLWGLLATAAPVGWWSWIAEAMPHNAEAGGGLMVAVIQLAIALGSTIGGLLFDSAGYRSTFAASSAVLLLGAFLAFLTSRSQARQAA, from the coding sequence ATGTCGCTGTGCGTGTTCGCATTGATCGCCTCCGAATTCATGCCGGTCAGCCTGCTGACGCCCATCGCGGACGATCTCCATGTCACTCAGGGAATGGCCGGGCAGGGCATCGCGGTTTCAGGTGCGTTCGCAGTGCTGACCAGCCTCTCGATCTCGGCGCTCGCCGGCGGCATGGACCGCAAGACCCTGCTGCTGGGATTGACCGCGCTGATGGCCGTCTCCGGTGCCGTGGTCGCGTGGGCGCCGAGCTATCCGGTCTACATGGCCGGCCGTGCGCTCATCGGGGTTGTCATCGGTGGCTTCTGGTCCATGTCGGCGGCAACGGCAATGCGGCTGGTGCCGCCGCGGCAGGTACCGCGCGCGCTGGCAATCTTCAACGGTGGCAATGCACTGGCGACGGTGGTCGCCGCGCCACTGGGCAGCTATCTCGGTTCGGTCATCGGTTGGCGCGGCGCCTTCTTGTGCCTGGTCCCGGTGGCGGTGATCGCTTGGGTCTGGCAGTGGATCAGCCTGCTGGCGATGAGTGCACAGCGGCGCGCACCGGGTTCGGGCAATGTGTTCAAGGCGCTGAAGAGCCGCCCCGTTGCGTTGGGCATGGCTGCATGTGGCGCCTTCTTCATGGGGCAGTTCGCATTGTTCACCTACGTGCGTCCTTTCCTCGAAACGGTGACGCGGGTGAGCGTGTCCACGCTGTCGCTCATCCTGCTCGTGATCGGCGTGGCGGGGTTTGTCGGCACGGCGCTGATTGGCCCTGTGCTCAAGCGCAGCCTGTACCGGCCGCTGATCGGCATTCCTATCCTGATGGCGGTGATCGCCGTGGCGCTCATTCCCTTCGGCGCTTGGGTCTCAGTCATCGTGGCGCTGCTGGGCCTGTGGGGCCTGTTGGCTACTGCCGCCCCGGTCGGCTGGTGGAGCTGGATCGCCGAAGCCATGCCGCACAACGCCGAAGCTGGCGGCGGGCTGATGGTTGCGGTGATCCAGTTGGCCATTGCACTGGGCTCGACAATAGGCGGTCTGCTGTTCGACTCAGCGGGCTACCGGAGCACCTTTGCAGCGAGTTCCGCCGTGCTGCTGCTTGGAGCATTTCTTGCCTTTCTGACCTCGCGCTCGCAAGCGCGGCAAGCGGCATGA
- a CDS encoding Fur family transcriptional regulator gives MLTALSDSRRSLTPQEICEFAQRSVPRLSLSTVYRQLKSLLEDGEIVGVDLPGQATRYEALCESDHGEPDHHHHHFHCGDCGRVFPIHGCPGRMEDLAPKGFLVQRHDLTLHGRCADCAGTHSRAGSSPGSRHRRQPTSKGARPKDQKTAGR, from the coding sequence GTGCTGACCGCGCTTTCCGACAGCCGGCGATCTCTTACCCCGCAAGAGATCTGCGAGTTTGCGCAGCGCTCGGTCCCCCGCCTGAGCCTCTCAACGGTCTATCGGCAGCTGAAGAGCCTGCTGGAGGACGGTGAAATCGTGGGCGTCGATTTGCCGGGCCAGGCCACGCGCTATGAGGCGCTGTGCGAGTCCGATCATGGCGAGCCCGACCACCATCACCATCACTTCCACTGCGGGGACTGCGGGCGCGTGTTTCCGATTCACGGCTGCCCCGGACGCATGGAAGACTTGGCGCCCAAAGGTTTTCTGGTGCAGCGCCACGATCTGACGCTGCACGGACGATGCGCGGATTGCGCAGGTACGCACTCCCGTGCCGGCTCATCACCTGGTTCCCGCCATCGAAGGCAACCCACGTCCAAGGGAGCCAGACCGAAGGACCAGAAGACTGCAGGTCGTTGA
- a CDS encoding LysR family transcriptional regulator, with product MAKENLNDLQAFVVVARERSFTRAAAQMGVSRSALSHSMLALEARLGVRLLTRTTRSVSVTDAGARLLTTLAPRLQDIERELESLTAMRDKPAGTVRITTHDHAIATVLWPKLMPLLKQYPDIEVEFSVDYGFTDIAAERFDAGVRVGNRVDKDMVAVPIAPALRMAVAASPEYLAGKPVPMKPADLTAHRCVNLRLPTHGGLYAWDFEKGKKQVSVRVQGQTVFNNTFLMLRAALDGMGFAYVPFDVMELHINEGRLVPVLQDWWPAFPGYHLYYANRRQLSPALALVIEALRYRMPAPKRA from the coding sequence ATGGCAAAAGAAAACCTGAATGACCTGCAGGCGTTCGTCGTCGTCGCCCGCGAACGCAGCTTCACCCGTGCCGCCGCCCAGATGGGCGTGTCGCGCTCTGCCCTCAGCCACTCGATGCTCGCGCTGGAGGCACGGCTGGGCGTGCGCCTGCTCACCCGCACCACGCGCAGCGTCTCGGTCACGGACGCAGGTGCCCGGCTCCTCACGACGCTGGCGCCCCGGTTGCAGGACATCGAGCGGGAACTCGAATCGCTCACTGCGATGCGCGACAAACCGGCCGGTACGGTGCGCATCACCACGCATGACCATGCGATTGCCACGGTGCTGTGGCCCAAGCTCATGCCCCTGCTCAAGCAGTATCCGGACATCGAGGTGGAGTTCAGCGTCGACTACGGCTTCACCGACATCGCAGCCGAAAGGTTCGACGCCGGTGTGCGAGTGGGTAATCGCGTCGATAAAGATATGGTGGCGGTTCCGATTGCACCGGCATTGCGGATGGCGGTCGCAGCCTCTCCGGAATACCTCGCGGGCAAGCCCGTGCCGATGAAACCCGCGGACCTGACGGCACATCGCTGCGTGAACTTGCGGCTCCCCACGCACGGCGGCCTGTACGCCTGGGATTTCGAGAAAGGGAAAAAGCAGGTCAGCGTGCGGGTGCAAGGCCAGACGGTGTTCAACAACACCTTCCTGATGCTGCGCGCGGCACTGGATGGCATGGGCTTCGCCTACGTACCTTTCGATGTCATGGAACTGCACATCAACGAGGGGCGGCTGGTTCCGGTTCTGCAGGACTGGTGGCCGGCCTTCCCGGGCTACCACCTCTACTACGCCAACCGCCGCCAGCTTTCCCCGGCGCTGGCCCTGGTCATCGAAGCCTTGAGATACCGGATGCCGGCGCCCAAGCGCGCCTAG
- a CDS encoding phosphatase PAP2 family protein: MVEHGTPFWGAWLFHAATAGLIVRIAGCGHKPAAGLLAALSYTSGLLCMVAGGAELADPARASDFLSWTLLLALLLHGEWRAESAAARERCLWIWALAMPLLFILAGGELWNCALPALPAWSLLIADKLSACRLDARSRPVAAGLVSLPLLFMQLIGDGAVPGPWENLDRSSWREASFLWMQAGHAAHPLVLPVSLWLAEGTAWIAAASIGWAFWRRQGQRRYLVGCLAVGVFASIVAHQIAGQLALPRPFMVGLSINHLQHGARGSLPSTHASVMFAIAATFLYRPGLSREGVGILALAVVTGWARVSAGAHFPADVLAGLLLGLMLASAWVLLQRVPTPGAPTPSLRAQGRSGSSARIRPAGRG, encoded by the coding sequence ATGGTCGAGCACGGCACCCCCTTCTGGGGGGCATGGCTGTTCCATGCCGCGACGGCGGGGCTGATCGTGCGTATCGCCGGGTGCGGCCACAAGCCCGCTGCCGGGTTGCTGGCGGCACTCTCCTACACGAGCGGCCTGCTCTGCATGGTCGCGGGCGGTGCCGAACTCGCGGATCCCGCGCGCGCAAGCGACTTCCTGTCGTGGACGCTTCTGCTCGCGCTCCTCCTTCATGGCGAATGGCGCGCTGAATCGGCCGCGGCGCGTGAGCGCTGCCTGTGGATCTGGGCGCTGGCAATGCCGCTGCTCTTCATTCTGGCGGGCGGAGAACTATGGAACTGCGCGCTGCCCGCGCTGCCCGCGTGGTCGCTCTTGATCGCGGACAAACTCTCGGCATGCCGGCTGGACGCGAGGTCGCGGCCAGTCGCGGCCGGCCTAGTGTCGCTGCCGTTGCTGTTCATGCAGCTGATCGGAGACGGCGCCGTACCAGGCCCATGGGAGAACCTGGACCGAAGCAGTTGGCGCGAAGCTTCCTTTCTCTGGATGCAGGCGGGCCATGCTGCGCATCCATTGGTGCTGCCTGTGAGTCTCTGGCTTGCAGAAGGTACGGCCTGGATAGCGGCTGCGTCGATCGGCTGGGCTTTTTGGCGACGACAAGGCCAGCGCCGCTATCTTGTAGGATGCCTCGCGGTCGGAGTCTTCGCCAGCATCGTGGCGCACCAGATCGCGGGTCAACTGGCCTTGCCCCGTCCTTTCATGGTGGGTCTCAGCATCAACCATCTCCAGCATGGAGCCCGGGGTTCGCTGCCGAGCACTCACGCGTCGGTGATGTTCGCCATCGCCGCCACTTTCCTCTATCGACCGGGACTGAGCAGAGAAGGCGTCGGCATCCTTGCGTTGGCAGTGGTCACCGGGTGGGCGCGCGTGTCGGCGGGCGCTCATTTTCCGGCCGACGTGCTCGCCGGCCTGCTGCTGGGACTGATGCTCGCATCCGCCTGGGTTCTGCTGCAGCGAGTGCCGACGCCTGGCGCACCGACCCCGAGCTTGCGGGCGCAGGGGAGGTCCGGCAGCTCGGCACGCATACGCCCAGCAGGACGGGGCTAG